The Poecilia reticulata strain Guanapo linkage group LG4, Guppy_female_1.0+MT, whole genome shotgun sequence genomic interval caccaaccttttttttttacccagtttGTTCTATGAGTTTATAAGTCTAATTAYTATATTCTAAKCTATTATTTCAGCCATGGCATTAAGCTGAATMaaatttcttttacatatttttaatgcaactgaTGAATGAAAATTCTGATACAATTATTGATTCAAAAAGATCCAAATATTTTGCCAAAATCTAGAATTTGAGGCCTTTAGTCAAAGTCATTGGTGCAAACTTATTTGTAAAAAGCTAATACTCATGTAGTGATGTAATTGCTAGCATTACAAATGTGTCCCTAATAGTACTTTTATCTCAAAGACACAGTTCTTTACACTTTGATYAGAACTGCRCACCAACACTGAGAAGCAGAAGTTAAAGCAAAATAATGTCTTTTTAAGGCAGAATGACAACAATGAAGAACAAAAGACaaaccacatttttaaagatgtttaatgttttgtgtAATGAATAAAAAGCACATTACTATCACATTGTTAAATTACACATTATCACTGAAGGAGACAAgaaattgaaatgtttattttttcacttcactaaaggtacaaaaaaatgtcacaaagcaGAAAGTAATACTGTCGATAAACATTAACtcatttttataaacatatttaacgTACTGGTGGTCTCTGCTTTGGATCTTATAATTGTTATGGTTCATACTAAAATGCATGTACAGTACCTCACCTCTCGCCAAATGACTACTGGAAATAGGCAGCAGTCCAACCACCATGTAgatgtggatggatggatgggcggATAGAtaagaaacaggagaaaatattAAGGAAGTTGCTTTTGTTGATCTGTAAAGATCAGAAAATCTTCCTTAATGACCACTCTTAtgttttgatattaaaacatgtaattCTCAAACTGCATAAAATCCTCTTTATGCATAATAATACAGCATATTTATGCCATATAACTTATTAGCTGcttataaaatatacaaaatccacaaggaaaaacagaaaaatgccaGCTTACACATCTCATTCTTAGTTTTATATATGATGCCAGTTGAAGTATATTTTTGAATATAAGTTATATCTCTGTACACAAGTAAATGCTTCTTAGTCTTTGTATTAAAAGAYTGATGMYATCTGACATCTGAAATACACGCAGAGCCATAAGGAGATAGTTGCTTCACATTGTTTGTGCAACCATGCAAGTTAATTTCATCACATTCATcatgaaaaacaacagcagagcAGACCACATTTACAGGTTCACTTATGTGACTCTGCTGTAATTATGACTCAGATccaatcaaacatggagaaagtGAGGATGATGTTGGTGGAGASGGGGGCATCACATTTGATTTTTCAGGATCCTCTGGGACATCCGCGCGCAGGGTGCTTCCCAGTGAAGACCGTGCGAATCGATGGACGTTGTCACGTATAGTTGAAGACAAAGAAATGATGGAGGTCCGGGACCAGTCAGCATTAGGGTTCACTATCCTCAAAACTGACCGGCGAAAYAGGATGTATACCCACGGATCTAGGATTTGGTTCCAGGTTGCAAAGCGTATCCAGAGAAGCAGATATATCACATTAAAACCRGTCCTGGCAACAGCTGTCTGGGCAATGAAGACCTAAAAGTTGTAGAATAGTTGGTTTGGGTATAACATTGAAAAGAAAGGtcagcagatggaaaataagattaattagaataaattaagacaaaaaataaaggataaaaatagaaaattattaagagttggaaaagttgaaaaaaagagggaaaaggaTTTAATTGGTTAATATTACAAATACACTCAAATCCTGAAAAGATAATTAGATGTGAGTAATGTGCTAACAGTTTCATGTCCCTGTGGGGTAAGGATAACAATAAAACAGCTAACCTCACTTGCTTTATGtaaattgttgcattttatgaaGCATTGCTTTATTCATGTTATGCTCAAATTCTCCAGTGGCAACAAACCATGCTataaaaagtttcttttcacATGACAAATAGAMTACAGGTGtcttatattttctgtttaacatTCAGCCGGCGTTAGAATGTTGCTCTTGTCTAAGCAATGCATTGAAAACAGTTGATTAGTGCAGATCCACGTTGTTGCATTATAAATAGTTGCATGCAAATCATTAGATAAGTGTAGAGAAGGTGTTTGTTGAGAACAGCTTTTACAGCAGCAGAGAATctttacagtttaaaacattaagGAAAAATGCTTGTAAACCAAACTATTTGGTttataataataagaataataataataataataataataataataataataataataataatagtagcaCTTTTTCAAACACTCAAAGAAGCTtacaagagaaataaataaataataacacacacacacacacatgcacacacacatatattcaCAGATTGTTTGTTTCATATTATATTGtcaggacatagtgacagttctaacaaatatgtaaaaatattaatataaaaaccaccttgtttataaaagttacatactgcacctttaTCTGAGTGGGACAGAATGGAGAGTCAATTGCATTAAAATTATGATGGGACATGAGATGATGAGACTATAACATGTTGTGAGTTTCATGATAATGACATGGCTCATGGTTTGGCATTATTATCACAGCACTGTGCAAATGTACATCCATGGGTTTTAATTACAGATGGCACTGACATGCTGGTGTAGCAGGCATGCTGTAGCTCACAGTTAGGACATGAGGGGATGAACAGTGACTGTTTAAGCTGTGCCATCACATTTTGATACATGTAATTTGTTACTCGCCTTAATTTGCACACTTTTATCATGATGTAAATCCAGGGATCAAGTATCTGATTCCAGGTGGCAATTCgaatgaagaacaaaagcaTGTCATCACTTGCAGGGAGAGTCAGTGAACTCATCAGAATATATATCTGCATGGGATGTTACATAATTAGGGTTAGACATGACTGCATAACAGTACATGTTCCAACACACATGGAATTTAAATAAAGGRAATTGGGACATKTTCACATAATGTCTTGGGAAATTACTAAAAGCCGATAAAATGAGGAGCCTTTGCAAGTAGATTGACAAATACTGTATCAGTATTTACTGTATATTCATCCATTGTCTACACAGGTCCCCAGTCCATCAGCCACCTGTCCAGGCCACCGCAGTGTTGTATATGTTCATTATAAATATTCTCAATATGATCTAGACAATTAGCAGTGtgttgattttgtaaataaataatttaaaatgaaaataaattgaaccAAAATCTCTTATGCtaagactttgtaaatattgaattaatcCAAAAAAACAGCAGTCATGAACATACACAGTGAGGGTCATTCTGAAAGAAagtaggaaaaagaaaacatcttacCAGCAAGGGGCACCAGCAAACGGTGGAAATGGTCATGATCAGTATAAGCTGCAGCATCATTTCCACTTCATGGTCTCTGCTACGctgtctcctctctgctccacaGTAAACCTTGAACAGGGTCACCACACTCACAGTGTTCAGCAAAATTGATGTTGCAATGCTGATCAGTCCAACCAGGGAGAAAAGCAGAGCGAAACTCCAGTCACTTGTTTTGGGGGTCATGTTGAGGAAACACCAGGAGCCAGGAGTCTGAATGTGGTAACTACCAAACCCTGCTAGTGGCAGCAACGATATGCTTCCAGCAATGAACCACACCATCAGCACCATGGAAATAGTCCTTTTCTTGGTCATTCTGGAGGAACTTGCAAATGGATGGTTGATGCCAATAAAGCGCTGGGTGGCCATGGTGGCACCAAGTAGCAGAGGGGACAATCCATAGAAGACCATGGACATACCCATGAAGTTGCAAAAGTGGCATGTAGGGTCTGACTCACGCCAGTCAACAAGTGTAGCGTAAAACGAAATCACGAAGGAGCCAGTGACCAGCAGACCCATGAAGTCAGTGACTACAAGACCACCCAGGAGAATGAGGAAGAAAGAGCgagaattattttttgtctgccTAAAGGATTTGATGAGGACAATAAAGGCAATTAGATTAGAGATGAGGCCCAAAGCACTGAAGGTGGCTGAGTAGCTAACGTTGTTAATGCCAGCATTATATCTATATGGAGTGGTGGTGTTGGCGTAGCAGGATGGGGTGTAGTTTGAGTTATTCATGATGCTCATCAGATGGGAATTCCGATCACTCAGTGATGTAGAGATGGTACAAGCTCTCAGGAATCACTTCATTCACCTAAACAAGTGAAAATGAAAGTATTAATTCAAGACTTTACTTAAATTTTAGTTGATAGATAATTAACACAAAAGTCACAACCACKCTACAAACATACTTTTCGGTAGGAtatttgttgctctttttgtaAGAACTAAACCTTTGTTCTAACCTTTGCTCTGTACAGAGTCTGGActtgaagttttacattttacctaATTGCTAAGATTTGGGTGGGATGTGTAATGTAGTGTTTGATGATGTTTACCCAGAATTGTATGTGATTCTTTCAGATCTTTCTCCTGCAAATTTACTTTGACATTAAGGCAGCAAACTAATGTCCAGACAATCTCTGTCCAGGATTTTCTGGTAGAGAACAGAATTCAGCAACAAGTCGTACATTCATGATGCAAatcaacaaacaataaaaaataaatcaagcatAAGTTTACMAGCAACTTGTTTGAATGTTGGGTGTCAATGTGCTCTTGAAGGGAGTACTTGACCAATCATTCCTGTGAAGGTTCACCACRGTTTcatattttctctatttgtgGATAATGACTCACCTTTTTCTARAGTATCAAAGCCTTAGAAACGACTTTGCAAAAATTTCTATCCAAATTTTTTTATCCTATTTCATGATGTCAGACATGttctatttaatttattttgtgttcaaAAGCTTTGGTGTTGCATGTGTAATTAAAATTAACCGTCCAAAATGTAATGTATTCCAGTTAATGACTGATTTAAGGAGGTGGATTGTTTTTTCACACAGGGCCAgcttgattttaattgcttttYCCCCCcacaataatttaaattctcaCGTGAAAGGTAGAGTAGCATTTTCTACTTACTCAgacaatatttttctaataatatTTGTTGGATTATCTGAAACATTCAAGTGTTGAGAAAAcgcaaaaacaaagataaaaataaaaacaataacagaaacAGGCGTCTGTAGAATAGAATAGATTAGAATGGAATAGCATAGAAATATCCTATGCTATTGTCCCATAACaggaacatttctgatttttgcaaagtttcaagaaaatgcaataaatRAAGCTCTGCCRaattgtttacttttttcaacCATCCATTTGGAAAATATGCTTACTTCACCATTGCTTAAATTTAGAGAGTGATCTATGCTAGTGTTTccaaaaaatgatttgaaaaacRTTGTCCATCACATTTCATAAATTGTAAGGCTGCTCCTGGGTAAATCATTTATACATWTCCACATRAGGTTGATTCCAKGTAAATAATGTATGCACTTCCACATCACCCCYCCCAACATCTATACATAACAGCTCTCTTGTATTGCAAAGATAAAATCATCTGGTGCWGGAGGAAGGAATTAATCAGATGATGAAACAGGCTTTGAACAAGTTTMCAGCATAGGCACACTAAACAAATKTAYctgaaatgcaaatattgcGAGTCAGTTGTaacagtgtttctttttatgcCAGACCTGGGTGCAatctgaaaacatgaataaCTCTTTTTTTACTTAGAACTGGCAGTGGGGTAAACATTGTTTCAGGAATTTTAGAGTAAGCAAACTGGGACAGCACCTTACACATAGCTTGTACATTATAGAACAGTAACGTGTTACAGCAGCAGAAGGGGTCAAAAATGAGGGAAATGACAGYTTAACAAAAATACAGTGAGAAAGATACCATATCCTGAcaagaaatacatttctgatgGTTGTGAAACAGAGAAACATGAAATTTATATAGAGTCACATAATTTACSTAAAATGTTGTCCCAAGTGACCCAGCATGAACTTTCTCATTGTTCCCTTGAAGAGACTGTCTTCAAGGAAATTTTAGCTTTAAGCAAATATTGTTCTTCAGGGTAAATGCATATAAATAAAGAAGTAAGGTTATTTGCTCTGtgcaaagtatttgtttttcatRAATTTTGAGGAAATTCATAACTAAAATAGAGAGGGAAAGATAYCACATCCTGACAGGAAATAYGTTTCTGATGGTTGGgagacagagaaacaggaaattTATACAGAGACACATAATTTGCCTAAAATGTTGCCCCAAGTGACCTGGAATGAGCTTTTCATTGTGTAGTGTAATTSAAGAAACTGTCTTTAAGAAAAGTTTAGCTTTAAGCAAATATTATTCTTCAGGGTAAATGCACACAAATACAATAGTAAGGTTATTTACTTTGTGCaaactatttgtttttcatgaatTTTGAGGATATTGATCACAAGAATAAACATGGAAAGgaaatcttttgaaaaaatCTCACAATCTAATAATAGCATTTGGCATTGCACCARCATAAAATGCGGCAGAAGTACAATGAAGCTCATCTGGTGACCGATGCAAGTTYCATAGAGAAAGAAGTGAATAAATAGTGCTGTcataaatcagagaaaaataaaaattgcactTTATATATAACTAAACATTACACGACTTAATGAAACTGATCAAACCTATTGCAGTattgtaaaaaagaaagcaaaccccccccacaaaaaaacagtCCCTGAGTCTGATAGTGCATGACTTTAGCCCAGTGAGTCTGGTCCAGGACGACAGCTCAAACACTCATTATCCCGGGTGTGTACAGTCTGTCAGAATACTGAAAACCCACTAAATACACTTCGTCAAAACCCAAACCAAAAGTGGACAAGTCCATCTATATGTGGGATTTAGACacacatttaaagtaaatatattatcattatttctttacacaatgttttttaaagcaagatAAACTGTTAAAGATCCAGCACTAAATGTGACACACAGATGAAAGGCAAAATGTGATAAAACCAAGAAATAGGCTCATGCAACCAAGTGCAATAAATCTTGAACTGCGAGGAATTAATGCATAactattgatgaaaatgtttgacaatcTGCAAGTGTCCAGAAACTGTCCATGAAAATACTGctctaaaaacacaaagacaaaaaacatttgtataaCTAAAACAGATGCACAGGAGTATGACAGATTTTTCCCAGGAGCTAAAAGACAAWtttttttgcaaaatttgcaGCATTtgatatgaacatttttgtgaaaagacTACCTTGCAAACAAATTCCACTAACRCAACTCTGACTTAAACAGGAAGTCCCTTTAAGTGTCTAAAAAATTACAAAGGCTGTGATCAATGGATGgtcaaacactttgaaaaacatccTATTTATGAGAGTTTCTAATCACTGGAATGCATTTGTGTGGAATCAAATTGTTGTgcaattttttgtgtttgtcttttttttccccaagtctGTCAATTTTGTCTGTTAGTTTCCAATAACatgcagcagaaacatttgTCTTAACCCCATTTACTTTTCCGAAAGCTATTGTTCAGCTTGCATACTTGAAAGTGGGACAAGGTCAACCACAGAGGAAACTGATCTTGTAttgttgacagaaaaacaaacaaaaatcagcaCTTAGGGTCAGTTGTATCTTAATCATGGAGGATGTAACTGTTATATGTAGAGAGTTCGATTGCATTAAATGTGTTGATATGAATACTATTTGGGTTGCAGTGTTTTGCAGACATATTCCCCCCCGACCACCATGAACGCAAACCTGTATTTTAAGtattaattttgattttctgtgtCAGGccaaatcaaataaacacatggTTGTAAAACTGACAGATAGGTCAACTAGAGTTCTGCATCATAGCCCACACATGTGCAATTTGATCTTAGAATAAATACAGTTGTTCTATGAACACCTCAGAGGTTTGTAAAAGATCAGTcgtgaataaacagaaaacttgaAAGATTATGACGGTTACaaagttaaaatgtaatcatttttgtGATTTGTAAAATAACATCAAAACCACATAAAATATGATGCACATTTTGATCTTTGTATGTTCTATAGTATCAAGTATCAAACTACAGGGACTTAAAGTGTGCGTCTGACAAAAGGCTGCATACCAAACTGTTAGAAAGCAAAATTCTGTTGGTTTCCAACAGTTTGACCCCAGTCATAAACAACGTTCACAGCATTTGAAAGTAACAATATGGTTATTTGCATTGTATAAATGTTCATGAAGTCAAGCCTTGCCATCTTTTGCTAATACATTTTGGCACAACATAAGAAAAGCAACGCTTTCAAAACTGCCGTTAATGGGAAGTGGTCATTACCACTCACTATGAAAATGTCCAGACCAACATTGCGTGTGAGAATCAGTATGGGAAAATGAGACTTAAACTAATcatcaaacattttgtgtttcaggtCAAATGAGAAACATGAATGGTTTGCAACCACAGGCAATACATATTGTCTCacaatgtctttatttatttaattaatttttcacactttacaaaataacaagACAACAAAACATAGTCAGTGAAATGAGAATATAAACAAATTCTCAAGACATCCCTTCTGCCCATTATGCATTAGTTCCTTGTCCAAAAGGGACAAGGGTACAGGTGAAAACTTATATAACCCTatcactgtccctttaaaaatataatacaatTTTTCATATTCTCTCTATAAGACAAGAGTTAGATGTCTATAAAGGCTATAAACGGCAgttacacattttttgtttgtttttcaaacttcagcgtgaaaatctgtgtttgtgtctgcacAATCATCGTTTGCTTTAAATTACAGGATTGATTTACCACGGTAGCCTCTTTCACTTTGTGCTGTTAAGGATAATCAGTGCTATCAACTCAAAAGTCTGATTTCATTGATTATCTCTTCTTGTATCTTCTCTAGTCAAACAGGAATGATGAAAGGTTGATCCAAAATATATCAACTAAAATCTACATGACCAACCCCTCAGAAGATTTCAGACATTTCACTTGTGATGGCATGCATGAAATGTCTGAGAACGTACAGGTTAAAGTGCAGGTTATGTAATCAGGCAGTATTCTTGCTTGATCTGCTGCTTGCTTTAATACTAAAATATCATATGAATCTAACTTCAAACAAACTATAGGAAGAGGAAGAGCAtgggtttgttattttgacatACAGTCAaatgtgttctgtgttttttcacatttcctctacCTCTGGCTACcgacaacaacaaaatgaaagtaaatgatAAAATAGGACTGAACACATCTTGGTATAAGCACACATACTCAAAggaaaattcaaataatttaagGTTCTGTTCTGTTGAAAAGcacataaacaaatatattaagTACTAGAAAAAGAGACTTACCATAACAAAAGTGGTCTCTGGAATGCTCAGGAAAGTTTTTACTCCTCTACCAGAATCATTCCTATGCTCTTCTATGATTGTTTACAGTAATTCAAACAGTGCACACAGAAAAGTATCAAATGGCGTGTAGCTTGTGAAAAGTCTCAGGTGATGGCTGATctgaaaatgcagcaaaactGCAGGGCATCAACAGTTATTCAGAGTCATCTTAACTTCCTTTTGCGGGCTGTGTTCTCTCCTGCCGCAGCTCAGATACACATCTGTTTCATTCTGGCTACATTTCCTTTAACTTGCATCACTCCTCCCCGGAAAACAAAGGGGGAGGGCTCTGGCATTATACACAGGAAAGTTCATGTAGGGGGGAAAACATTTCTCACTTGCCATTGTTAAAATTCCTAGTTATCCTCATTGGTCAGTGTTTGTAAAAGGGAACATTTTATCATCTCGGCAAAGAAAATCTACAGAATATTTAGCTATAAATGAAACATGGGAGGCAGTGACTGTCAAATGCGGTTcccaaagaaaaaacacattttccttttgtctctATTTGAAGTCCTAGTCAAGGAATACCAAGAAtcacaaaatgcacaaaaaaataaataagtcacCATTTCTTTCCCGACAATGTGTAAAGTGCACCTATAAACAGAGGACTGAAACCAGTTTGGCTGGCATGACACCAAGTGTCTGCAGTCCTTCCTGATAAGGGCATAGAAATAATGCAGGCAGTGCAACAACACAGACCATAAAAATGTCTGTTCTGGGTCTTATCCAGTGGAGTTAACATGAGAGGTTTGAAAgaacaaaagtgaaaacaagAATTACTTTAACATTATTCCGGAGCTCTTGTTAATAGTTCCTAATTTGCTTTCTTGATGTAGTCCAACAGAATAGCATAAAAGGATAATGAAATTGACTGAAAGGAAACAGTGTTTTCAAAGCTTTCcattcaaagaagaaaaaaaaacctaaattaaTTTGTGTTCAGCCTTTTACCCTCGCACTAAATACATCCCAGTGAAACCAATTACCTCTAGAGTAATCGAAATAGTAAACAAAGTTCATGAATTTAACGGAGCTGCTAAAATAGAAATCCAGATGTTCAGTAAAGACCATTGATGTTTATTAAACCATTGAGGTATAATACCATGCAGGTATTTAACCTCAATGgtttaaaacataaaccaaGAAATTGTGGTTTGTGTGATTAGTGTAATGTGCATTGCTAGGTTTTTAAGATGCAGTTTAAAGAAGAAGAACCACactttgtatttgtattcaagTGTGTCCACCGggagcaggtttttttttttcccaaagtaTGTTAGCACTTTCTTGTCCATTTACAttgctttcatgtttttaaccTTGAATTTGACATGTTGTAAAAgttgttcacacaataaaaagGACATATTAGCATTGCAAGTTCAAGTAAAGCAGCTTCATATCAGGTTTTAGTGTTTAGTTTGGGTCACCAGCTAACAGTCATCAAAGTGCACAAACAAGAAcgttttacaagaaaaaagacatcacattttttccttgttaaagttaaagtaaaatcaGACTGAACGTCTCTTGTTTGAAGTCAATTGGAATTAGGAAAATTATTTCCAATTGCTAAATGTTGCAATCACACAAGAAAGAATGTCAtagatttattcattaatgTCTTCTAAATCAGAAGGTTATATAAATTTTTTCTCTCTGAGGTAGCATTGTATTTGCTACATGAGTTTGGTCAATTTCATACATTGTAATGTATTTGCAAATGAACTCTTCAGAGATCTGAAGTTCGAACTGCGTTCACTTTCATTGTCAGTCAGGTCATTATTTAAGATGATACAAGCAGAATACAGGTCAATCATATTAAGGTTGGAGATTATCCATGaaaaccaatcaatcaataGGACAACAAGAATATTTGAAACAGTTAAAATTCTTAAGATGATCACTGTCCCTGTTGCCACTTGCATTCAAGTCCAATATGAGAGGCCCCAAGGGCCAAAACCTACAAACTCTCTTACACatactatcaaactctctcacATTCACTATCAAACACTCTTACACGTACTGTCAAACTCTCTTACACGTACTGTCAAactatcaaactctctcacATTCACAGTCAAACTCTCTCACGTTCACAGTCAAACTCTCACATTCA includes:
- the LOC103463443 gene encoding thromboxane A2 receptor-like isoform X3, whose amino-acid sequence is MSIMNNSNYTPSCYANTTTPYRYNAGINNVSYSATFSALGLISNLIAFIVLIKSFRQTKNNSRSFFLILLGGLVVTDFMGLLVTGSFVISFYATLVDWRESDPTCHFCNFMGMSMVFYGLSPLLLGATMATQRFIGINHPFASSSRMTKKRTISMVLMVWFIAGSISLLPLAGFGSYHIQTPGSWCFLNMTPKTSDWSFALLFSLVGLISIATSILLNTVSVVTLFKVYCGAERRQRSRDHEVEMMLQLILIMTISTVCWCPLLILDPWIYIMIKVCKLRRVTNYMYQNVMAQLKQSLFIPSCPNCELQHACYTSMSVPSVIKTHGCTFAQCCDNNAKP
- the LOC103463443 gene encoding thromboxane A2 receptor-like isoform X4; amino-acid sequence: MSIMNNSNYTPSCYANTTTPYRYNAGINNVSYSATFSALGLISNLIAFIVLIKSFRQTKNNSRSFFLILLGGLVVTDFMGLLVTGSFVISFYATLVDWRESDPTCHFCNFMGMSMVFYGLSPLLLGATMATQRFIGINHPFASSSRMTKKRTISMVLMVWFIAGSISLLPLAGFGSYHIQTPGSWCFLNMTPKTSDWSFALLFSLVGLISIATSILLNTVSVVTLFKVYCGAERRQRSRDHEVEMMLQLILIMTISTVCWCPLLIYILMSSLTLPASDDMLLFFIRIATWNQILDPWIYIMIKVCKLRSSLPRQLLPGXVLM
- the LOC103463443 gene encoding thromboxane A2 receptor-like isoform X1, with amino-acid sequence MSIMNNSNYTPSCYANTTTPYRYNAGINNVSYSATFSALGLISNLIAFIVLIKSFRQTKNNSRSFFLILLGGLVVTDFMGLLVTGSFVISFYATLVDWRESDPTCHFCNFMGMSMVFYGLSPLLLGATMATQRFIGINHPFASSSRMTKKRTISMVLMVWFIAGSISLLPLAGFGSYHIQTPGSWCFLNMTPKTSDWSFALLFSLVGLISIATSILLNTVSVVTLFKVYCGAERRQRSRDHEVEMMLQLILIMTISTVCWCPLLVFIAQTAVARTGFNVIYLLLWIRFATWNQILDPWVYILFRRSVLRIVNPNADWSRTSIISLSSTIRDNVHRFARSSLGSTLRADVPEDPEKSNVMPPSPPTSSSLSPCLIGSES
- the LOC103463443 gene encoding thromboxane A2 receptor-like isoform X2, which encodes MSIMNNSNYTPSCYANTTTPYRYNAGINNVSYSATFSALGLISNLIAFIVLIKSFRQTKNNSRSFFLILLGGLVVTDFMGLLVTGSFVISFYATLVDWRESDPTCHFCNFMGMSMVFYGLSPLLLGATMATQRFIGINHPFASSSRMTKKRTISMVLMVWFIAGSISLLPLAGFGSYHIQTPGSWCFLNMTPKTSDWSFALLFSLVGLISIATSILLNTVSVVTLFKVYCGAERRQRSRDHEVEMMLQLILIMTISTVCWCPLLIYILMSSLTLPASDDMLLFFIRIATWNQILDPWIYIMIKVCKLRRVTNYMYQNVMAQLKQSLFIPSCPNCELQHACYTSMSVPSVIKTHGCTFAQCCDNNAKP